TCAGGGGGATCATCAGTATCGTGATAATGCGTTCCCGTTTCGTCGTGAGTGCACGTGTTGCATAAACGGCAGGGACATTGCACCCGAAACCGATGATCATGGAAATAAAGGCATTCCCCTTGATGCGCAAAGTCCTTCCTGCACAGTCGAGCAGGAAGCTCACCCGTGCCATATAGCCGCTCTCTTCCAGCATCGCCATAAAAAAATAGAGCAGGAACAGAAGCGGCAAAAAAGAGAGCACCAGTCCCATACCGCTCAAAATACCGTCCGTGAACAGTGAAATAAGCCAAGGAGGAGCTACATCCTGAAGACCCAGTGAGATATATTTGTCCAGAAAATCCTGAAAAAAGTTCGACACCCACGTCACCAGAGATCCACTGCCGTCGAAGGTCAGTTTGAACATCAGCATCATAATGAGAAAGAAGAAAGGGATCCCCAACCATTTGTGTAAAAGAACGGCATCGATTTTTTCACTTAGCAGCACTTTGTCCAGGATCGGTTTTTTCAGAACAACCTCCAGCAAACGGTCGATGACCTCATATCTGGCACGCGTAATGATCGTTTTAATGGGAAGCTTCATGTGTGCTTCCAGCCTGCCTCTTGCCTTTGCCGCTTTTTCTATGAGATCATTTTCTTTTAACGTCTCAGCCAAAGCATGGGCATAAGGATCGTCCGCGATCAGCTGTATCGCGAAAAACCGGGGTGACAGACCGGTCTGAGGCATTGCATGTATCAAAAAAGCGATCTCTTTTTCAATATGCTCCTGATAAGGCTGAATGAGGGGGATAGTCTGTTCCTTCACTGCAGCGATGGCAGCATCGATCAGTTTTTGCGTACCCAGTTTTCTGGATGCTATTGTGGGTATGGCCGGTACTCCAAAAATCTCCTGTAACTTATCAATATCGAGTTCATACCCGCGCTTGGTAAAATCATCGAACATATTGAGCGCTAATACCATGGGTCTCTGCATATCGATCAGTTCCAGAGTAAGATAGAGATTTCGGCGTAGGTTAGTCGTATCGATGACATCGATGATACCATCAAACTTTTCTTCTGCCAGCATGTTTCTGGTGATCTTCTCTTCAAGCGAATAGGGGCTGAGCGTATAGGCTCCTGGGAGATCGACCAGGACAACATCTTCTCCCGCATAGGTAAATCTTGCTTCCTTCTTCTCTACCGTCACCCCTGGCCAGTTACCCACTTCCAGGTCACTTTTTGCGATCGCATTGATCAGTGCCGTTTTACCTGTATTGGGATTGCCTACGAATGGGATGTGTATCATGAAAGCCCTTTCCTTTCACGATGTCTCAGTTGGGAAATGGCTTCAACTTCTATCTTTTGGGCATCCTCATTGCGCAGTGCCAGATGCTCATCTCCTATACGTATCTCGATAGGGTCCCCAAAAGGTGCAATGCGTACAACCTGAATGGGCTCACCACACAACACACCAAGTTCCATCAAGCGGTCCTTAAGTTCTCCTATATCACCAATCGATTTGATGATCGCCTTTTGTTTTGGATGAAGTTCGCTGAGTTTCATTGTTCTCTCTCTTTATCATCCAGCCTCTCCACTATCACTCCCTGCAAGTAGGCACCCAAAACCACGTAAAAGGTGTAGACCAGTGTAAAAGCCCACCCAAAATAGCTTATCATCAGCGGCAGCCAGGGTATTTTGATGGCTCTTGCATAGATAAAGGCGATAACAAGACCATCTTTTGCGCCCTGCTCTCTGAGGTTTTGAAGCAAGGGGTACCACACATAACCCGGCCCATGGCTCAAGATGCCACCGACTAGTGCCAAAAGCCACCCTTTACCACCACTCTCCTCACCCAAATGTTTTGAAATGGCTTTTTCATCGATAAAAGTACCCAGCAGTGCCATGATAAAAAAGACGATCAGCAAAATGGGGATGATCATCTTCAGTACTTTCAAACTCGCACCCAGTGCATCAAGCGTTACATCCGGTTTCATAACATAAAGTATGCCATAGAGCACTACAACAATGCCCAGCATGATCAGCCCGCTTCTGCTTTTTTTCATGACAACACCCCCAGGGTGAATGCTATGGCCCATGAGAGGATAAAAGCAAAAACAAGGCTCAAGAGATTTCTAAGCAGTGCAAAACGAAAACCGAAAATGGAGAACTCCATAGGAAGCTGCACAACCCCCAGTGTCACAAAAGCCAGAATGAACGCCGTAACACCGTAAAAAGAGGCCCCCTCATCCAGAAGTTCACCGCCGATGATATAGCTCAGGAACGGCTGCCCCACAGACACACCACCCAATCCCACACCCACAAGCATATCGTGCATCCCTGAACCGTTGAAAAGTGTATGCAGCATTTCGGGGGTGATGAATGTTTTAAACAGACCTATCAGCCCGATGATCGCAAGAAGCATAGGGGAGATCATCAACAGAGTTTTGAGCGTCTGCTTCAGTGCAGTTTTGAGTTTTATCCGCATCACACACCTTCGAAAGTAGATATGCTATTATTTCCCTATCTTGCTGATAGTCGGTTGAAGCAATTGATATTTGGTTGATATTAAAGTCAAGGGCAAAAAAGTAATTACTGGTCCCCGATAAAATCCAATTACTTTTTCT
This DNA window, taken from Sulfurovum lithotrophicum, encodes the following:
- a CDS encoding permease, whose product is MKKSRSGLIMLGIVVVLYGILYVMKPDVTLDALGASLKVLKMIIPILLIVFFIMALLGTFIDEKAISKHLGEESGGKGWLLALVGGILSHGPGYVWYPLLQNLREQGAKDGLVIAFIYARAIKIPWLPLMISYFGWAFTLVYTFYVVLGAYLQGVIVERLDDKEREQ
- a CDS encoding FeoA family protein, producing MKLSELHPKQKAIIKSIGDIGELKDRLMELGVLCGEPIQVVRIAPFGDPIEIRIGDEHLALRNEDAQKIEVEAISQLRHRERKGLS
- the feoB gene encoding ferrous iron transport protein B; translated protein: MIHIPFVGNPNTGKTALINAIAKSDLEVGNWPGVTVEKKEARFTYAGEDVVLVDLPGAYTLSPYSLEEKITRNMLAEEKFDGIIDVIDTTNLRRNLYLTLELIDMQRPMVLALNMFDDFTKRGYELDIDKLQEIFGVPAIPTIASRKLGTQKLIDAAIAAVKEQTIPLIQPYQEHIEKEIAFLIHAMPQTGLSPRFFAIQLIADDPYAHALAETLKENDLIEKAAKARGRLEAHMKLPIKTIITRARYEVIDRLLEVVLKKPILDKVLLSEKIDAVLLHKWLGIPFFFLIMMLMFKLTFDGSGSLVTWVSNFFQDFLDKYISLGLQDVAPPWLISLFTDGILSGMGLVLSFLPLLFLLYFFMAMLEESGYMARVSFLLDCAGRTLRIKGNAFISMIIGFGCNVPAVYATRALTTKRERIITILMIPLMSCSARLPIYALFTAIFFQEHQVLVIMSLYLLGIIVAFFLGWISNLILPSEEGKPFFLELPTYHMPNMKAVWVLMWPKLKDFIVRAGTVIVMASIILWGIIKLPVGTDPHNSYLAQTAKLVTPVFKPAGFGEHWEPVAAMIPGTLAKEVVISSLGTIYGVEIKNEMTRSTFKEDTIMQLKALKEAFVNAFLHMFNIHIESLNNVQPSTLQQKLRKQFASPLAAFSYLVFILLYIPCVSTMAAIRTELGMRWMLFETALLPLVAYGMSVLVYQLGLRFL